The genomic segment TGCTACTCCGGTCAGAAAACCAATCCAACAGTCTGTCACACATGGTCCATCTACAGTAGCACAAGATTTAACGATAAAGAGGAGGCCAGAAAGTACACACATTAGGTCTCGTGATGATAGTGCCTCACCTACTAGAAAACGACGGCGTAACCAGCGTAGGCCGTTGACAAGTGTCGATCATGACATTCATGTTGATGCAAGCAACTCCTGTGATGTATCGCCCCTTCAGTCCGGAGCCTTGAGCGGCATCGGTATTCCTAACATTCCTGCCGCCATAACCAAAGAAGCACCTTTGGATGACGGGGATCATGAGACTGATAACAGCCGCATCAACAACCACGATGCATCAGTTGCTGAAGGTGTGGCTGGACAAAAGATCGAACCGATTGGTGAACTGATAGAACCTAAGACTGAGAATTTGGAAGATATTAACAACGGAGACAGTATAGAAGCCTTGACATTGGATGATAATGACGATATGGACAATAGTATGGACATGTCAAGAGCTGGACCATCACATGACAACTCTAACCAAAGTATGTACGACatgttattttttgtcatttgtttttaattattttttattttgaaggtTTTAATCAATGTCCAATGTCTGGAAACCAAACCATGGATGAAATTTTTATGGATGCACAAGAAGCTGTTGGAGCTCACAGAGATACTCAAGGTAACActcaatttaaattgtatggcTTCTAAACACATGGCTTTTCATATGATGGGTCGTATGTTTGGGAGTATTGAAAAAATTTggtggaattttattttattctttgaacttttatcatagtGTTGATCAACtatgcaaatataattttaatgattctgTTCACCaagttttttcaattataatcaTAGAATTATAGCTGTGGCAGAGCCTTAGTTAAGGTTCACATGTGGAATTTCTTATCATCATTAGTTATATATTCACATTTGGACCCAGCCTTGGTTTGGTTTGAGCTTTGAatggtactttttttttctaggtaCTTTTTGGCTGTTATTACTAACCTGTGGTGTAGGAAATCATTTTCTAACCACTTTTCCTCATTTTTCTTACCACTTttgtatatatactttttttataatttaattttgcaattACTATTCCTCATTGTCTTGTTATAAACAAAGAGTCTATAGAGAAAAATACATATCATAATTAAGTGAGGAATCATATCATGAGGAATCAAACAGATAATTAATATGGTTAActcttaacttaaaatatttcgatCCCCTCAAAAGATCTCTATTTGggcttaataaatgtatacttataatcTATTCCttgtatttctttataatatgacCTTCATccattattacatatatttatttaatgcattATGAACACATGGCTTTAAAAATTGTCTGTACCACATGTTTATTTCAACAGTTGAACTTATagcattgttttaaatacattgatatctttatatttttattacagtagTAAGTATGCATCCCCTCATACCCTCAGAGGAGGTAGTGTTACAACCAACAACTGTAACTGGGAGGGAATTGTCTGACACTGATGGTAATAACAAtgctgtttttatatatatttaattttttatgatgatATCATGCTTATTCATTTATTCCAATAATACCAGGAACTAAAGAATCTGAGAGTGACGATGGCGGCGATGATTATACGAACGATGATCATGATGATGATGTTGGCAGCATTCTTGATTTTAATGAAGTTTTGAGTGTGACTTCTGATATACAACTGACTGCCACTGACGGTAATGACAAcgctgtttttatatatattttttgtcatgatgatatcatgtttattttttcccatAGTTACAGCGACCAGTGAGGAAAATGGTGATGGTAATGAGGATATTGCTAAATTGACTGCcactataggtaataacaatgctggttttttatttacctacctaatttattaacCTAATAAACGtgtcattatttttcacatacaatatttttgctTTAAgccattgataatattagtatgtatttaTGGTGTTTCAGAAAAATCCTACACATGCAAAGTATGCCAAAAACAATTCAGATTTAAATCGTGGTATAACAAGCACATTGCAGCACATGCAATAGTGAAATTACATTACTGCAACAACTgtccaaaacattttaaaagattGGACAGTTTAGAGAGGCACTTATCCACACATTTTGGtggtaaaaattatgattgtctGGAATGTGGAAAAACATACACATATGCATTTAATCTTAAACACCATATGGTTACACAACACAATCCTAATTTTaagcaaataaaatgtttaaaatgcaataagtCATTCAACGATGCCAGGTATCTACGCTATCATGACAATCGTGTGCACACATACAAGACTCCATATGCATGCCACTGCGGTAGTGCCTATCCTGCGCCAAATGAACTATACCGGCATTCCAAACGGATGGTAATGTAACACAAAATTCACTAATATCTTTTTGCCTGGCTAATCAGAGCAGATTTAGCATGTGACCAACCTGACCAAGACATAAAAACAACTTATTgatcaattaaaattgtatgtttcaGAACCATTAGCTGATTAGCAGTACTCAAGTATTTTTCTAGTGCAATTATTTTTccacttttttttctaaacttacaaattaatttaatattttcaactgttgatttatagtacctatataattataatattatacaaatgattcattatttgttacctaatattaaaatctacTAATAATTACTTGCCAAATTAAAGGTTTTAGTTTGAACATTCAGCAGCTTTCATggttttactataattttttgttagcacattcatatcaaaatatattgcaaCAATCCAGTAGTCATTGATATATGTTAAATTGCTTCTTTTGCCAATAAaattgcttaaaaatatatctaaattatgaaataataataatttaaatgagacATGAAACTGTTCAAATATTTTGGTTGataaaactaaacaattaaGGACCGTTCTCACAATGTCCAGTAAAGTGTCGGTTGACattaaccgactgataacagattttattaccggcagaatttgGCCAGTTAACATTAACTGAATATTCTAAGAATGGCCTtaagtaactcaaaaaataaaaacatagtaAGACATTTTTAACGTATTTAGGAAAATATGCATCAGAAAAATGAGAGATAGAATCATCAATGatcatatacattattgttCGCTGCTTTGAAATCTATACAAGTATATGAcagtatattgttaattattgtcaagtcaattaataaaaataatattaacttggaAAATTCATTCCCAGCAACTTATAATAATGTTGCTAGATTGATTCCAGTATGAAGATTTCGttgtattttaaatgcttttcgATACCATTTAATAGCATGTTGAAAGGCAATTCTGTCTTAAAAAATAGACTCAACAAATTTGTCTTTATAAATACGACCATTTAGACAAATAAAATCGGGTAGgaagcttttatttttttcttaacttatATCTTAAATTGTGGTAATAAGACATGTACCGCAATCAGCtgttttatatgaaatataaatgtaatagaaTGTCACAAGGCAACTAAGAGCATAtatgaacataattattatagaaagatatttttttcccatctaatatgcaaattcaaaatataacatttgatatacattatacatataccttCAAACATAATGTAACTTCACCagctaaattattacataaaactatgttttaattCATTCCAATATTATAGTGACAGCTCCAGCTGCGGACTGGTAAAAAAGGGTACGGGATGCTACATAATTTAAagggaaaataaaacaaattttaggggcaaattttaaatatgtaggttatctataaaatatttaaatattttcttttgttttaataaaatattgtaattacgttaaaaatgtaaataggtgccaaattacaacaaacattcaaaaatttacaaatttactaaGTTCTACAGtggtatggtaaaaaaataaaaataaattgatggtcCGCTATTACAcataacacattcaaatattatatttaattacttttaaaatatcataaatccgATTTTAAGGATTgcgacataggtaggtagtagatattatattattatatgactaaaCAAAGATATACTTGCTACTTAAGTGCAATACTCATATATCTCAGTTAtactgatatacatttttatgttcacctgcagtacaataactataatattaataaaaataataaattaaccaagacaaactaaaatctttaaaaattgaacCTTGAAAACTGTTAAATCCaagcaaaaaataactaacaaaaatatattatatattgccgcgattgtctgtctttgtctaacacatgcAGAACATAGAAACAACAACCTAAACGCCTGACAAAAATGaaggtacttctagttgttcgatttaaaatatgtttactttgcatcggtcgaaGCACTTTTTCAATTGTAGCAATATTTTGATGAGATCAAAtcgtttctatatatttttttatgtaatagtTTGTAGGTTATATAATTCTGCAACTACAGAGATAATGACAGATAAAAGATTTTGGTCACGTTCTTATTTTGGTACATTAAAAAGCAATTACTAGTAGcagttaataaaactataactaaATGTGTAGGTCTCAGAATTAATAAGAGCATAAACATTGTCATAGGCCGTAGCATTTGGTGTGAAAGGGACAAAGGGTCACGAGGGGCCAGAAATCGAGAGGGCAAACTTATGGGTcagtaaattgtgattaatttttgcCCTCCCAACCCCCGCCCCATAACAATTAGAGCTAAGTGCCTCTTATGAAAATTgtgttgataataaattaataaagtatatttaatgtatataaaaagctGCTCAAACTAATTAACCTATTTTATTACTGGCTACctactttaaatgtattattttttctttatgactgttatagttattagtaataatatttgtaataacttattacataaataatagatCTACATCTACCTTCGATTTCATCAGAGAATTTTAACCTTCTCCTTCAAAAATCAGATAAATTTTAGGTGGACACATTTATACCGATAGGGGCAAATTTATTTTAGGGCAAGGGATGCTGTAGCATCCCAGCATCCCAGCCAGTCCGCGCCTGGACAGCTCAAGTAATAAGACAGCAAGCTAAGTTTAATACCAATCAACTATAACTACATCagcataataaaatgtttttaattcatcattttCTTCCAAATCTAATTCTTCAAGcagtttaaactaaaattattatcaaaatatagaaGATAAGTGACAAATTTACAactcaacaaattaaaaatacaaagtattTGAGACTTCactcaaaaatataatgaatttaatgaattttttattatattcaacagaatatatgatataatgattttatttttatttttattttttaggagaGGGACAAATCTCTGCACAAAACTTTATTACAGATGTTTGAATGTTTTTGACTTTTGATATTCCTAGGACTTACATCATGAATatgatatacttataataaagattattatatgCTCACCATTcactcaaaattaaattattacctattagttTAAACTTTGGATGTaactctataaaatattaaaataaaacaaaattgttctaGTTATAAAAACCCTAAAAaagctttaataattatttaattatatatatataatatattatatactgaattATGgcaactaaaaatacatttcacaAATACTTTAACTAGAATACTAGATCATGTGCGGAATGAGATATTTTATCTTTTGGTATTTttcatacaaatacaaatataggtacctgcctaatcccaaactatataaaaataaaagcataAGCGCAACTGGGGGGGCTGGAGGGGCTTAGCCGCCCCAAAACTTGTAATAGCCCCCgcaagataaattatttatttttttcccaaaatattaatgcatttttaaaaattaaactgtacctatttcttactttttttttggggggggggggggaaatgtaattatctaatttgtatttaaaccttacaattattttatattgcctataggctatgataaatatggtaaatatcattaGCTGTATATGCCTGTAGTTATTTGAAGAAAACGATTTGTGTTG from the Acyrthosiphon pisum isolate AL4f chromosome X, pea_aphid_22Mar2018_4r6ur, whole genome shotgun sequence genome contains:
- the LOC100165473 gene encoding longitudinals lacking protein, isoforms H/M/V-like isoform X2, which produces MAGDNQNFCLRWNHYQSTLISVFDMFLESGTLVDCTLTAEGQYLKAHKVVLSACSPYLQLLLSQHYEKHPIVILKDVKFQELKNMIDYMYRGEVNISQDQLSTFLKAAESLQIKGLTDGGGNEDSTAFSAPVATPVRKPIQQSVTHGPSTVAQDLTIKRRPESTHIRSRDDSASPTRKRRRNQRRPLTSVDHDIHVDASNSCDVSPLQSGALSGIGIPNIPAAITKEAPLDDGDHETDNSRINNHDASVAEGVAGQKIEPIGELIEPKTENLEDINNGDSIEALTLDDNDDMDNSMDMSRAGPSHDNSNQSFNQCPMSGNQTMDEIFMDAQEAVGAHRDTQVVSMHPLIPSEEVVLQPTTVTGRELSDTDESESDDGGDDYTNDDHDDDVGSILDFNEVLSVTSDIQLTATDVTATSEENGDGNEDIAKLTATIEKSYTCKVCQKQFRFKSWYNKHIAAHAIVKLHYCNNCPKHFKRLDSLERHLSTHFGGKNYDCLECGKTYTYAFNLKHHMVTQHNPNFKQIKCLKCNKSFNDARYLRYHDNRVHTYKTPYACHCGSAYPAPNELYRHSKRMNH
- the LOC100165473 gene encoding longitudinals lacking protein, isoforms H/M/V-like isoform X1, whose translation is MAGDNQNFCLRWNHYQSTLISVFDMFLESGTLVDCTLTAEGQYLKAHKVVLSACSPYLQLLLSQHYEKHPIVILKDVKFQELKNMIDYMYRGEVNISQDQLSTFLKAAESLQIKGLTDGGGNEDSTAFSAPVATPVRKPIQQSVTHGPSTVAQDLTIKRRPESTHIRSRDDSASPTRKRRRNQRRPLTSVDHDIHVDASNSCDVSPLQSGALSGIGIPNIPAAITKEAPLDDGDHETDNSRINNHDASVAEGVAGQKIEPIGELIEPKTENLEDINNGDSIEALTLDDNDDMDNSMDMSRAGPSHDNSNQSFNQCPMSGNQTMDEIFMDAQEAVGAHRDTQVVSMHPLIPSEEVVLQPTTVTGRELSDTDGTKESESDDGGDDYTNDDHDDDVGSILDFNEVLSVTSDIQLTATDVTATSEENGDGNEDIAKLTATIEKSYTCKVCQKQFRFKSWYNKHIAAHAIVKLHYCNNCPKHFKRLDSLERHLSTHFGGKNYDCLECGKTYTYAFNLKHHMVTQHNPNFKQIKCLKCNKSFNDARYLRYHDNRVHTYKTPYACHCGSAYPAPNELYRHSKRMNH